The Thermoclostridium stercorarium subsp. stercorarium DSM 8532 genome contains a region encoding:
- a CDS encoding ABC transporter permease has product MKIFDVIRLAFKNLFRSKVRTILTVLGIIIGTTAIIIMLSLGIAINKTVDEQMKMLGDATVITVYPNWDISYSSRRSRKNEWVEPTISKDELDKIAQIPNVVAVSPIYETTVKMEVGKYLGYVNLVGINPEAMEAFNYKVSEGRLLSAGDTNQVVFGFDIKSQLWDPKSRSRRRGWYYDVSNEEKDINFFEDKIRMTFDLSYGETIPGGSTRKPKLYKLEGVGILAEGDWETAYRVFMNIDELLKLQQDYNKSNNTDNIGNGGSSRSKKKEQEIGFQQARVKVDDIKKVMDVQEQIQAMGLNAYSMVEYLEQTKKTQAVMQGILGGIGAISLLVAAIGIANTMVMAIYERRKEIGIMKVIGAQIKDIRRLFLYESSMIGFIGGACGVGVSYGVSYFLNTVGARFLTVNVGDMGGSKLSIIPAWLAVSGMVFSAFIGLVSGFLPARKATKLSALAAIHTE; this is encoded by the coding sequence ATGAAGATATTTGATGTGATCAGACTGGCTTTTAAAAATTTGTTCCGCAGCAAGGTCAGGACAATCCTGACAGTTCTGGGTATTATAATAGGCACTACTGCCATTATAATAATGCTTTCCCTCGGTATTGCGATAAACAAAACGGTGGATGAACAGATGAAAATGCTGGGGGACGCCACAGTAATTACCGTTTACCCCAATTGGGACATCAGCTATAGTAGCAGAAGAAGCAGGAAAAATGAATGGGTGGAGCCTACCATTTCAAAGGATGAACTGGACAAAATTGCCCAAATACCCAATGTGGTGGCGGTGAGCCCAATTTATGAAACCACCGTTAAAATGGAAGTGGGCAAATATCTGGGGTATGTAAATCTTGTCGGTATAAACCCGGAAGCCATGGAAGCCTTCAACTACAAAGTCAGTGAAGGAAGGTTACTGAGCGCGGGCGATACGAATCAGGTGGTTTTCGGTTTCGATATAAAGAGCCAGCTTTGGGATCCCAAAAGCAGGAGCAGGAGACGCGGGTGGTATTATGATGTCAGCAATGAAGAAAAGGATATCAACTTTTTTGAGGACAAAATCAGAATGACTTTTGATCTTTCTTATGGCGAAACAATACCCGGAGGCTCGACGAGAAAGCCGAAACTTTATAAACTCGAGGGCGTCGGAATTCTCGCCGAGGGAGACTGGGAAACGGCTTACAGGGTATTTATGAATATTGACGAGCTGCTAAAACTGCAGCAGGATTACAATAAAAGCAATAATACCGACAATATAGGCAATGGCGGTAGCAGCCGCAGCAAAAAGAAAGAACAGGAAATCGGTTTTCAGCAGGCGCGCGTTAAAGTGGATGATATAAAAAAAGTTATGGATGTTCAGGAACAAATTCAGGCAATGGGGCTTAACGCGTACAGCATGGTGGAATACCTGGAACAGACTAAGAAAACCCAGGCGGTTATGCAGGGGATTCTCGGCGGTATTGGAGCAATATCACTGCTTGTGGCAGCGATAGGCATTGCCAATACAATGGTTATGGCAATATACGAGAGAAGAAAAGAAATAGGAATTATGAAAGTGATAGGAGCACAAATTAAGGATATCAGACGCTTATTCTTATATGAATCGTCGATGATAGGCTTTATAGGCGGTGCCTGCGGTGTTGGGGTCAGCTATGGGGTTTCGTACTTCCTTAACACCGTCGGTGCACGGTTTTTAACGGTAAACGTTGGCGACATGGGAGGTTCCAAACTCTCGATAATCCCTGCGTGGCTTGCCGTGTCGGGCATGGTATTCAGTGCGTTTATAGGACTCGTATCGGGCTTCCTTCCTGCAAGAAAGGCAACAAAGCTGAGCGCTTTGGCAGCAATTCATACCGAATGA
- the uvrA gene encoding excinuclease ABC subunit UvrA, which produces MSETSYIRIRGASEHNLKNIDIDIPKNKLVVITGLSGSGKSSLAFDTIYADGQRRYMESLSSYARQFIGNMKKPEVMSIEGISPAISISQKSTSHNPRSTVGTVTEIYDYLRLLYARIGIPHCPECGREIKRQSVDQIVDQIMSLPEGTRILVLAPVVRGRKGRHEKVFEQAKKNGYVRVIVDGIQYDLSEEISLDKNVKHNIEIVVDRLIVRPGIESRLTDSIESVFRLTGGIVMISIVGGETLTFSQNFACPDCGISIAEIEPRSFSFNNPFGACPECSGIGYKMEFDEDLMIPDKSLSIDEGAITVYGWQSSKDKGSWTRAVLEALAREFNFSLTVPFESYPKEIHDLLMYGTDKPVKVYYQSRYGGYEHEVVFKGILESVERHYREASDTVKAEYEEFMRITPCPLCKGRRLKKESLAVTVAGKNIYEMTDMSIKDLYNFIDQISLTDFEQAVAKHILKEIKARLGFLIDVGLDYLTLSRSAGTLSGGEHQRIRLATQIGSGLVGVDYILDEPSIGLHQRDNDKLIRALHNLRDLGNTVIVVEHDEDTILAADYVIDIGPGAGEHGGHVVACGTVEDIKNNPDSITGAYLSGRLSIPVPEKRRTSDKFLTLYGARENNLKNINVTFPLGVFVCVTGVSGSGKSSLVNDILYKALARKLNRARTIPGKHDRIEGIENLDKIINIDQSPIGRTPRSNPATYIGVFDLIRDLFASTPDAKARGYTKSRFSFNVSGGRCEACNGDGTVKVEMHFLPDVYVPCEVCNGKRYNRETLEVKYKGKNIYDVLEMTVEEALKFFENIEAIRRKLQTLYDVGLSYIKLGQPSTTLSGGEAQRIKLAAELSRKSTGKTMYILDEPTTGLHFADVHKLINILQKLVDSGNTVIVIEHNMDVIKSADYIIDLGPEGGDMGGTVVATGTPEEVAENPKSYTGIYLKKYLSK; this is translated from the coding sequence ATGAGCGAGACATCATATATACGAATCAGGGGCGCCTCTGAACATAATCTGAAAAACATTGACATAGACATTCCGAAAAACAAGCTGGTTGTTATAACCGGCCTCAGCGGTTCGGGCAAATCGTCCCTTGCTTTTGACACAATATACGCCGACGGTCAGAGACGGTACATGGAATCTCTGTCTTCCTATGCAAGACAGTTCATCGGGAACATGAAGAAGCCCGAGGTTATGAGCATAGAAGGGATCTCGCCCGCCATTTCGATTTCTCAGAAGTCAACCAGCCACAATCCACGTTCGACGGTGGGAACGGTTACTGAAATATATGACTATCTTCGTCTGTTATACGCAAGAATAGGTATTCCCCACTGTCCCGAATGCGGAAGGGAGATTAAAAGGCAATCAGTTGATCAGATTGTGGATCAGATAATGTCCTTGCCCGAAGGCACGAGAATTCTCGTCCTTGCCCCCGTGGTAAGAGGCAGAAAAGGCCGTCATGAGAAAGTTTTTGAGCAGGCAAAAAAGAACGGTTATGTGCGTGTTATAGTGGACGGAATTCAGTATGACTTATCCGAGGAAATCAGCCTGGACAAGAATGTCAAGCATAATATTGAAATTGTCGTGGACCGCCTGATTGTAAGGCCCGGAATAGAATCCAGGCTTACCGACTCCATCGAAAGCGTTTTCAGACTGACCGGCGGTATTGTCATGATAAGTATAGTCGGTGGTGAAACTCTTACTTTCAGCCAGAATTTTGCCTGTCCCGACTGCGGTATCAGCATTGCCGAAATAGAACCGAGAAGCTTTTCATTCAACAATCCCTTCGGTGCCTGTCCCGAATGCTCTGGCATAGGCTATAAAATGGAATTTGACGAAGACCTGATGATACCCGACAAAAGTCTGAGCATCGATGAGGGAGCTATTACCGTATACGGCTGGCAGTCGAGCAAAGATAAGGGAAGCTGGACAAGAGCCGTCCTTGAAGCCCTGGCAAGGGAATTCAACTTTTCATTGACTGTTCCCTTTGAATCCTATCCAAAGGAAATACACGACCTGCTGATGTACGGTACCGACAAGCCCGTTAAGGTTTATTACCAGAGCAGGTACGGGGGTTATGAACACGAAGTGGTATTCAAGGGGATACTGGAAAGCGTTGAACGCCATTACAGGGAGGCATCCGACACGGTAAAGGCCGAATATGAGGAATTCATGCGCATAACCCCGTGCCCGTTATGCAAAGGCCGGAGGCTGAAAAAAGAATCGCTGGCCGTCACCGTTGCCGGTAAAAATATTTATGAAATGACCGATATGTCAATAAAAGATTTATACAACTTCATTGATCAAATCTCCCTTACCGACTTTGAGCAGGCCGTTGCAAAACATATCCTGAAAGAAATAAAGGCGAGATTGGGATTTCTTATTGATGTCGGCCTGGATTACCTTACACTGTCGCGATCGGCGGGTACCCTGTCCGGCGGCGAACACCAGCGCATTCGTCTGGCCACCCAGATTGGGTCGGGTCTCGTCGGGGTTGATTATATTCTTGACGAACCCAGCATAGGCCTTCACCAGCGGGATAACGACAAGCTCATCAGAGCCCTGCACAATCTCAGGGATTTGGGCAATACCGTTATAGTGGTGGAACATGACGAGGACACAATCCTTGCCGCCGATTATGTTATAGATATAGGACCGGGGGCCGGTGAACACGGAGGTCATGTGGTTGCGTGCGGTACAGTGGAGGATATCAAAAACAATCCTGATTCCATCACCGGCGCTTACCTGAGCGGAAGACTTTCAATACCCGTGCCCGAAAAAAGAAGGACTTCGGACAAATTTCTGACGCTGTACGGGGCGCGGGAAAACAATCTGAAAAACATCAACGTCACCTTTCCGCTGGGAGTATTTGTCTGCGTGACCGGTGTTTCAGGGTCAGGGAAAAGCTCCCTTGTCAATGATATTTTATATAAGGCGCTGGCGAGGAAACTCAACCGTGCAAGGACAATTCCCGGAAAGCACGACAGAATTGAAGGTATTGAGAATCTGGACAAAATAATAAACATTGATCAAAGCCCCATCGGAAGGACTCCGAGGTCAAACCCTGCGACATACATAGGCGTGTTTGACTTGATCAGGGATTTGTTCGCGTCCACTCCCGACGCAAAAGCAAGGGGATATACCAAAAGCCGTTTCAGCTTTAACGTAAGCGGAGGCCGCTGTGAAGCGTGCAACGGTGACGGTACCGTCAAGGTTGAAATGCATTTTCTTCCAGATGTATACGTTCCGTGTGAAGTATGCAACGGGAAACGCTACAACAGGGAAACTCTCGAAGTAAAATACAAAGGTAAGAATATATACGATGTTTTGGAAATGACGGTGGAGGAAGCCCTGAAATTTTTTGAAAACATCGAGGCTATCAGGCGCAAGCTGCAGACTCTGTATGACGTCGGTCTTTCATATATCAAACTGGGCCAGCCTTCCACCACATTATCGGGAGGCGAAGCGCAGAGAATTAAACTTGCCGCCGAATTAAGCAGAAAAAGCACCGGCAAAACAATGTATATACTGGATGAGCCCACAACAGGACTGCATTTCGCAGATGTCCATAAACTCATCAATATACTCCAGAAACTGGTGGACAGTGGCAATACGGTAATTGTAATCGAGCATAACATGGACGTGATTAAATCTGCAGATTATATAATTGATCTCGGGCCCGAGGGCGGAGACATGGGAGGTACGGTTGTAGCCACGGGAACTCCTGAAGAAGTGGCTGAAAACCCAAAATCATATACAGGCATATATTTGAAAAAATACTTATCAAAATAG
- the miaB gene encoding tRNA (N6-isopentenyl adenosine(37)-C2)-methylthiotransferase MiaB, whose protein sequence is MAERKVMERNEELIQRQYVYIDKVKEIISEKANNEGRQPTYEVKVFGCQMNELESEQLAGMLEEMGFTKAAPGEQADIIVFDTCCVRENAEEKIYGNLGFLKSMLDNKKSIIAITGCMMQQSHVVERIKKSYQHVGIVFGTHNLFTFPELLYKHLTRQERIFDVWDSEGQIVEGTPISRSDKVKAYVSIMQGCNNFCSYCIVPYVRGRERSRKKEDIMDEVKRLAEAGYKEITLLGQNVNSYGNDLGKKDAFADLLYSLNEIDGIERIRFTTSHPKDLSDSLITAMKELPKVCEHLHLPFQAGSTKILRAMNRKYTKEQYLELVDRVRAAVPGISFTTDIIVGFPGETEEDFQDTLDVVKKVRFDQAYMFMYSKRKGTKAAEFENQVPEDVKKERFQRLVELQNAIVAEINKTYEGRTVEVLVEGISRNNDKMYTGRTRNYKLVNFPASEDLTGKLVRVKIVRAWPFWLEGAVIPEGEVS, encoded by the coding sequence ATGGCTGAAAGAAAGGTAATGGAAAGAAACGAAGAACTGATACAGAGACAGTATGTTTATATTGATAAAGTAAAGGAGATAATCAGCGAGAAAGCCAACAACGAGGGAAGGCAGCCAACGTATGAGGTAAAGGTTTTCGGATGCCAGATGAATGAGCTTGAATCTGAGCAGCTTGCGGGAATGCTGGAGGAAATGGGCTTTACAAAGGCTGCACCGGGCGAACAGGCAGACATTATTGTGTTCGATACTTGCTGCGTCCGGGAAAACGCCGAGGAGAAAATTTACGGAAATCTTGGTTTTTTAAAGTCCATGCTGGATAATAAAAAGAGCATTATTGCGATAACGGGATGCATGATGCAGCAAAGCCATGTGGTGGAGAGAATCAAAAAGTCCTACCAGCATGTGGGTATTGTGTTCGGAACTCACAACCTGTTTACTTTTCCCGAGCTTTTGTATAAACACCTGACACGTCAGGAACGGATATTTGATGTCTGGGATTCGGAAGGACAGATAGTGGAAGGTACCCCGATATCTAGGTCAGACAAAGTCAAGGCTTATGTCAGTATCATGCAGGGATGCAATAATTTCTGTTCCTACTGCATAGTTCCTTATGTCCGCGGAAGAGAGCGGAGCAGGAAAAAGGAAGACATCATGGATGAAGTAAAGCGTCTTGCGGAGGCTGGTTACAAGGAAATCACCCTTCTGGGCCAAAATGTTAATTCATACGGAAACGATCTTGGCAAAAAAGACGCTTTTGCCGACTTGCTGTATTCACTTAATGAAATTGACGGAATAGAAAGAATCAGGTTTACCACATCGCACCCGAAGGATCTTTCAGACAGCCTGATAACCGCGATGAAGGAGCTGCCGAAGGTCTGCGAACATCTGCATCTGCCGTTCCAGGCCGGAAGCACGAAAATTTTAAGGGCAATGAACAGAAAGTATACAAAGGAGCAGTACCTTGAGCTTGTTGACAGGGTACGTGCCGCAGTACCGGGTATTTCTTTTACCACCGACATTATCGTAGGTTTCCCCGGTGAAACCGAGGAGGATTTCCAGGATACCCTTGACGTGGTAAAAAAGGTGCGTTTTGATCAGGCATATATGTTTATGTATTCAAAAAGAAAGGGGACAAAAGCTGCGGAATTTGAGAACCAGGTTCCTGAAGATGTAAAGAAGGAACGCTTCCAGAGGCTGGTGGAACTGCAGAATGCCATTGTTGCCGAAATAAACAAGACTTATGAGGGCAGGACCGTTGAGGTATTGGTGGAAGGCATAAGCCGGAACAATGACAAAATGTACACCGGACGCACAAGAAATTATAAACTGGTTAATTTCCCCGCAAGTGAGGATTTGACGGGAAAACTTGTACGGGTGAAAATTGTGAGGGCATGGCCTTTCTGGCTGGAAGGAGCGGTAATTCCGGAAGGTGAAGTGTCATGA
- the mutS gene encoding DNA mismatch repair protein MutS, whose amino-acid sequence MKLTPMMQQYIETKKQYQDCLLFFRLGDFYELFFEDAEIASRELEIALTGRDCGLDERAPMCGVPWHSAHHYIAKLINKGYKVAICEQMEDPALAKGIVKREVTRVITPGTVTDPEMLDEKKNNFLMSVYCSRNYFGIAVADVTTGEFYTTQLIYGNTVNKLFDEIYRYQPSELLVNQQFLKNVPGETLDILKERMGIYITPLDDEYFDRNKALSGIKNYKGCNSIEQDEFALCASGALIGYLKVTQKVDLNHIKEIQKYKIENYMIIDSSSRRNLELTETLRDRKKRGTLLWVLDRTMTAMGGRLLRKWIEQPLLDVDEINRRLDAVEELKDKFMIRSELRELLKKVYDMERLASKLVVGNVNARDLLALKASMGQIPSILDLMSDLKTELCVGIRDEIDHMNDIYELIDKSIAEDPPVTIKDGGIIRDGYSEDVDTYRKAFTEGKQWIADLEAKERELTGIKNLKVRYNKVFGYYIEVTKANLSQVPDRYIRKQTLVNGERFITEELKKLEDTILGAEEKVKNLEYELFCEIREKIAAEVHRIQRTADRLAQLDVLCSLAEVADRENYVKPVVHEGSEIDIKDGRHPVVEKVLGSSPFVPNDAYLNDDTDRVIIITGPNMAGKSTYLRQVALIVLMAQMGSFVPASKATIGIVDRIFTRVGASDDLASGQSTFMVEMTEVANILNNATPRSLLILDEIGRGTSTHDGLAIAWSVIEYINDKSRLGCRTLFATHYHELTELEDKLTGIKNCCIEVKKRGDEIIFLRKIIPGGADQSYGIEVAGLAGVPELVIERAKHILNELDAADINKGGKARKKSTKPVDGQLDLLSAGMLSKTEREVIDEIRALDTNSMTPWDAMNKLYYFQQKLK is encoded by the coding sequence ATGAAACTTACACCCATGATGCAGCAATATATTGAAACAAAGAAGCAATATCAGGACTGCCTGCTGTTTTTCAGGCTGGGGGATTTTTATGAGCTTTTCTTTGAAGATGCCGAAATAGCATCAAGAGAGCTGGAAATTGCGCTCACCGGCAGGGACTGCGGCCTTGATGAAAGGGCGCCGATGTGCGGAGTCCCATGGCATTCCGCGCACCATTACATAGCCAAGTTAATAAATAAGGGATATAAGGTTGCCATATGTGAGCAGATGGAAGACCCGGCACTGGCAAAGGGAATAGTAAAGCGTGAGGTTACCCGCGTTATTACCCCCGGAACGGTAACAGACCCTGAAATGCTTGACGAGAAAAAAAATAATTTCCTGATGTCGGTGTACTGTTCCCGGAATTATTTCGGAATTGCCGTTGCGGACGTTACCACAGGTGAATTTTACACCACCCAGCTTATTTACGGCAATACTGTGAATAAGCTGTTTGATGAAATATATCGTTATCAGCCTTCGGAATTATTGGTTAATCAGCAGTTTCTGAAAAATGTCCCCGGGGAAACCCTTGACATCCTTAAGGAAAGAATGGGGATTTATATTACCCCCCTTGACGATGAGTATTTTGACAGGAATAAAGCTTTAAGCGGCATTAAAAACTACAAAGGCTGTAATTCGATAGAACAGGACGAGTTTGCTCTGTGCGCGTCCGGGGCGCTGATAGGGTATCTGAAAGTAACCCAGAAGGTTGATTTGAACCATATAAAGGAAATTCAGAAATACAAAATTGAAAATTACATGATTATTGACAGTTCAAGCCGCCGTAACCTGGAGCTTACCGAAACATTAAGGGACAGAAAAAAACGCGGCACCCTGCTGTGGGTACTTGACAGGACAATGACGGCAATGGGCGGGCGCCTGCTCAGGAAATGGATTGAGCAGCCTTTGCTGGACGTAGATGAAATCAACAGGCGGCTTGACGCGGTTGAAGAGCTTAAGGACAAGTTCATGATACGGAGTGAGCTGAGGGAACTTCTTAAAAAGGTTTACGACATGGAAAGGCTGGCATCAAAGCTGGTTGTGGGAAATGTAAATGCCAGGGATTTGCTGGCGCTGAAAGCGTCAATGGGTCAGATACCCTCCATTCTGGATCTGATGTCGGATTTGAAAACCGAACTTTGTGTCGGAATCCGGGATGAAATAGATCATATGAATGACATATATGAACTTATTGATAAATCCATTGCCGAGGATCCCCCGGTGACCATAAAGGACGGCGGAATAATCCGCGACGGCTATTCCGAAGACGTTGACACTTACAGAAAGGCATTTACCGAGGGAAAACAGTGGATAGCTGATCTTGAGGCGAAAGAACGGGAGCTTACGGGCATTAAGAATCTCAAAGTAAGGTACAACAAGGTGTTCGGGTATTATATTGAGGTAACCAAGGCCAATCTCAGCCAGGTACCCGACAGGTACATACGCAAACAAACCCTTGTAAACGGTGAACGTTTTATTACCGAAGAACTGAAAAAACTTGAGGATACCATACTCGGGGCGGAGGAAAAGGTTAAGAACCTTGAGTATGAGCTGTTCTGTGAAATAAGGGAGAAAATTGCCGCCGAAGTTCACCGTATACAGCGCACGGCAGACAGACTGGCTCAGCTGGATGTTCTGTGTTCACTGGCGGAAGTGGCCGACAGGGAAAATTACGTTAAACCCGTAGTCCATGAAGGCAGCGAAATTGATATAAAGGACGGAAGACATCCTGTTGTTGAGAAAGTTCTCGGCTCCAGTCCCTTTGTTCCTAATGATGCTTATTTGAATGATGACACCGACAGGGTGATTATAATAACCGGGCCGAATATGGCCGGAAAATCCACTTATCTGCGGCAAGTGGCTTTGATTGTGCTGATGGCGCAGATGGGAAGTTTTGTTCCCGCGTCAAAGGCGACCATCGGAATAGTGGACAGAATATTTACCCGTGTCGGCGCGTCTGATGATTTGGCATCAGGGCAGAGCACATTTATGGTGGAAATGACCGAAGTGGCAAATATACTGAACAATGCCACACCCAGAAGTCTTTTAATTCTTGACGAAATCGGAAGGGGGACAAGCACCCATGACGGCCTGGCGATTGCTTGGTCGGTGATAGAATATATAAACGATAAAAGCCGTTTGGGATGCAGGACCCTTTTTGCAACCCATTACCATGAGCTTACCGAGCTGGAGGACAAGCTGACCGGGATAAAAAATTGCTGCATAGAGGTTAAGAAAAGGGGCGACGAAATAATCTTTCTGAGAAAAATCATACCGGGTGGTGCGGATCAGAGTTACGGCATAGAAGTCGCCGGTCTTGCAGGTGTTCCTGAACTGGTCATTGAAAGGGCGAAACATATTTTGAATGAGCTTGACGCCGCCGACATAAACAAAGGCGGAAAGGCGCGGAAGAAAAGCACCAAGCCTGTTGACGGCCAGCTGGATTTGCTGTCGGCGGGCATGCTGTCGAAGACCGAGCGGGAGGTAATTGATGAAATACGGGCTCTGGATACAAATTCGATGACGCCGTGGGATGCAATGAACAAGCTTTATTATTTTCAGCAGAAGCTGAAATAA
- the mutL gene encoding DNA mismatch repair endonuclease MutL, protein MGKVVILDENTANQIAAGEVIERPASVVKEMVENAIDAHATSITVEITNGGVKSIKIVDNGDGIEGDDVELAFERHATSKIRSIDDLTRLSTMGFRGEALASIAAVSKVEVITKTEDAKTGTRVIVEGGKVVLSEPTGAPKGTTFIVRELFYNTPARYKFLKKDTTEATYIHDVISKIALARPDISIKFVNQGKTVIHTPGNHDLLSTVYSLFGKDTARAVIPVNLTFNGVKVSGFVGKPEISRGNRNLEMVFVNGRVVYNRTIITAIEEAYKTRLMQKRFPFTVLKVDVPPETVDVNVHPAKLEVRFSDENMVYRTVYMAVSDALSGASLIQSIEEEDGSEIFSFGEVNIENKPEQTKMQLKPVIRPAPSDAFIRAGEHSGKIESARKNDDIRKESSESNIPGESLHVKEITESPVRKEEYKQSHKAEVRPNDNISRETKTAGAVARQAGTDTDKEAGDDRERLLNARIIGQAFDSYIILEEGEDVFVIDQHAAHERIRFETLREWFVHEEAFSQGLLSPVMVELTQQEMHEFTELEPYIRKLGFEAEVFGNRTVLVRAIPYLLTEGFSDRDFRDILGKLSEETRGVLEIIPEETIYMMACKSAIKANRPMSEMEIQSLVRELVKCENPYTCVHGRPVIISISKKELEKKFKRII, encoded by the coding sequence ATGGGAAAGGTTGTAATTCTTGATGAAAACACCGCCAATCAAATAGCGGCAGGCGAGGTTATCGAAAGGCCTGCGTCGGTTGTAAAGGAAATGGTGGAAAACGCCATTGACGCCCATGCAACTTCGATAACCGTCGAAATCACAAACGGCGGGGTTAAAAGTATAAAAATCGTAGACAACGGAGACGGAATTGAAGGCGACGACGTGGAACTGGCATTTGAAAGGCATGCCACAAGCAAAATCAGATCTATTGATGACTTAACCAGACTTTCAACGATGGGCTTCCGCGGTGAGGCCCTTGCAAGCATCGCTGCGGTTTCAAAAGTGGAAGTGATAACAAAAACCGAAGATGCCAAAACCGGGACAAGGGTTATAGTGGAGGGCGGAAAGGTTGTGCTTTCCGAACCCACCGGAGCGCCAAAGGGAACCACTTTTATTGTCCGGGAACTTTTTTATAACACTCCAGCCCGGTACAAGTTTCTGAAAAAGGATACGACCGAGGCAACCTATATCCACGACGTTATTTCGAAAATTGCGCTGGCAAGGCCGGACATTTCGATAAAGTTTGTTAACCAGGGCAAAACGGTTATTCATACTCCCGGAAATCATGATCTTTTAAGTACGGTTTACAGTCTTTTCGGAAAGGATACCGCCCGCGCCGTTATACCGGTTAATCTCACATTTAACGGCGTTAAGGTTTCAGGTTTTGTGGGAAAGCCTGAAATATCCAGAGGAAATCGGAACCTCGAAATGGTATTTGTTAACGGAAGGGTTGTGTATAACAGGACAATAATCACCGCAATAGAAGAGGCATATAAAACAAGGCTGATGCAGAAAAGGTTTCCGTTTACCGTTCTTAAAGTCGACGTGCCGCCCGAAACCGTTGACGTAAATGTGCATCCGGCAAAACTGGAAGTGCGTTTCAGTGATGAAAACATGGTTTACAGGACGGTTTACATGGCAGTTTCGGATGCACTGTCGGGAGCATCGCTTATACAAAGCATCGAAGAAGAGGATGGTTCAGAAATATTCAGTTTCGGCGAGGTTAATATCGAAAACAAGCCTGAGCAGACAAAAATGCAGTTAAAACCTGTAATCCGGCCTGCACCTTCCGATGCTTTCATCAGAGCAGGTGAACATTCAGGTAAAATTGAATCCGCAAGGAAAAATGATGATATTAGAAAAGAATCCTCTGAAAGCAATATTCCGGGTGAATCCCTGCATGTAAAGGAAATAACGGAATCCCCGGTACGGAAAGAAGAATATAAACAGTCTCACAAGGCTGAAGTCAGGCCAAATGATAATATTTCCCGGGAAACAAAAACAGCCGGTGCGGTGGCCCGGCAGGCGGGAACAGATACGGACAAAGAAGCGGGTGACGACAGGGAAAGACTTTTAAATGCAAGGATTATCGGTCAGGCTTTCGATTCGTATATAATTCTCGAGGAAGGCGAGGATGTATTTGTCATAGATCAGCATGCCGCCCATGAGAGGATAAGATTTGAAACATTAAGGGAGTGGTTTGTCCATGAAGAGGCGTTCAGCCAGGGACTGCTAAGCCCCGTGATGGTGGAGCTTACTCAGCAGGAAATGCATGAATTTACCGAGCTGGAGCCTTATATCAGAAAACTTGGCTTTGAAGCTGAAGTATTCGGCAACAGGACGGTGCTGGTCAGGGCAATACCGTACCTGCTCACCGAAGGTTTCTCAGACAGGGATTTCAGGGATATTCTTGGAAAACTCAGCGAGGAAACGCGCGGTGTTTTGGAAATAATCCCTGAGGAAACAATTTACATGATGGCCTGCAAAAGTGCCATTAAAGCGAACAGACCCATGTCTGAAATGGAAATCCAAAGCCTTGTCAGGGAACTGGTAAAATGTGAAAATCCGTACACATGCGTGCATGGAAGACCGGTAATAATCAGCATCAGCAAAAAAGAACTGGAGAAAAAATTCAAAAGGATAATCTGA